TCGACGATGCCCTCGCGGCCCATCCTGAGGCCGGACAGACCACTCTGATCGCGCTCTGCCTGACGGCGCACAAGATCCTCGGAGCCTCGGTGGGCGACTCCGAGGCCTGGTGGATCACCGCCGCGGGCCACTTTGCCCTCACCGAGGCACAGAAGCGCAAGCCCTATCTCGGAACCGGAGCCGCCGAGCCGGTCGCCTTCACCCTCCCGCTCACCGAGCCGGGGACCCTCTTGCTTGCCAGCGATGGCCTCTTTAAGTACGCCGACCCTCTCGCCATCACGGAAGCGGTTCGCACCGCCGTGTCGGTCGAAGACGCTGCCACGGCGCTGGAGACGCTCGCCTCCGCCCCCGCGGGGCGCTTCTACGATGACCTGGCGCTGGTGCTGGTTCGAGTTGATACAATAGCGCCGTGGATAAGATTTTTGAATCGCTTCAAGGCGGGCTGATCGTCTCCTGCCAGGCACTCGAGGGGGAGCCGCTGTTTGGCTCGGAGATAATGGCAAAGCTCGCGCGCGCTGCAAAGCTCGGTGGCGCTGTTGGGATCCGCGCAAACACGCCGGTCGATATCGCCGCGATCAAGGCTGAGGTGCCTGAGCTGCCGCTGTTTGGCCTCTGGAAGGTCGTGGTACCCGGCTTCGACGAGGTCTACATCACGCCACGGCTCCGCGAGGCCGTTGCCGTGGCGGAGGCGGGCGCGGAGATTATCGCGATAGATGCCACGCTTCGTCCCCACCCCGAGGGCACGACCGCGGAGCTGATCCAGGCGATCAAGCACACGACGGGCCGCCTTGTGTTGGCCGATATCGACAACGAGGCCGCCGCACTTGCCGCGATCGAGGCGGGCGCTGATGCGATCTCCACGACGCTCTCCGGCTACACCCCGGATTCTCCTCAGTTCCCCGGCCCCGATCTGGAGCTGGTCGCGCGGCTGGCGGCCCGCAAGCTCCCCGTGCCGCTCTTCGCCGAGGGGCGGATTCACTCTCCGGAGGACGCCCGTGCGGCTCTGGATGCGGGGGCATTTGCGGTGATCGTGGGGGGCGCGATCACCCGCCCGGCGCAGATCACCGAGCGCTTCGCTCGGGCACTGAGATAAAAAAAGCCCGCCGGACTGGCGGGCTTCTCTTTTTATTCTGTTGCTTACGCGATCACGGTATCGCGGAGGCGACCACCGACCTCGCTCCGGCGTAGCTTCTGCAGGGCACCGGCCTCGATCTGGCGGGCACGCTCCCGGGAAAGATGCAGCGCCTTGCCCACCTGCTCCAGGGTCATGGGTTGCTCCTGGTCCTCGGAGAGGCCGTAGCGCAGGGAGAGCACCTCTTTTTCACGGCTGCTCAGGTGGTCGAGTGCCTTGTTGATCTCCTCGCGGAGGGCGCGGCGGAAGATGCGCGACGACGGGCTGGTGGCGTCTTCTGCGGGAAGCAGGTCGCCCAGGCGCGTGGTCGAGTCGCCCGCGGGCGCGTCCAAGCTCATCGGCTCGGGCGTCTCGGCCTCGAGCAGCGTCTCCACCTTATCGACCGGCAGGCTGATCTCATGGGCGATCTCCTGGGGGGTGGGGACACGGTTGAAGCGCGTGGCGAGCATCTCACGGGTGCGCTTGATCTTGCCCAGGCTCTCGATAGCGTGCGAGGGCAGGCGGATCGTGCGGCCCTGGTTCTCGACCGCGCGGCCCAGTGCCTGGCGAATCCAGTGGGTGGCGTAGGTGGAGAAGCGGAAGCCACGGCGCCAGTCGTACTTGTCCACG
This genomic interval from Armatimonas rosea contains the following:
- a CDS encoding sigma-70 family RNA polymerase sigma factor; translation: MTTLTPDTIEEQKLDTAEAPTTALSEPELAQLAPDEEENFDPMKEFSFTAFVADRGGANSVALLTPRQERWLARCVERGGKQGERAREILVNANLRLVTSIAKKYQNRGIAMEDLIQEGTLGLIHAVDKYDWRRGFRFSTYATHWIRQALGRAVENQGRTIRLPSHAIESLGKIKRTREMLATRFNRVPTPQEIAHEISLPVDKVETLLEAETPEPMSLDAPAGDSTTRLGDLLPAEDATSPSSRIFRRALREEINKALDHLSSREKEVLSLRYGLSEDQEQPMTLEQVGKALHLSRERARQIEAGALQKLRRSEVGGRLRDTVIA
- a CDS encoding putative N-acetylmannosamine-6-phosphate 2-epimerase produces the protein MDKIFESLQGGLIVSCQALEGEPLFGSEIMAKLARAAKLGGAVGIRANTPVDIAAIKAEVPELPLFGLWKVVVPGFDEVYITPRLREAVAVAEAGAEIIAIDATLRPHPEGTTAELIQAIKHTTGRLVLADIDNEAAALAAIEAGADAISTTLSGYTPDSPQFPGPDLELVARLAARKLPVPLFAEGRIHSPEDARAALDAGAFAVIVGGAITRPAQITERFARALR
- a CDS encoding protein phosphatase 2C domain-containing protein, which codes for MFTIATRQASYRAESEDRALVLQATPQALVLALADGVGGQPGGGEAAQLAIETVELEGAALIRREARYWRGLVQALDDALAAHPEAGQTTLIALCLTAHKILGASVGDSEAWWITAAGHFALTEAQKRKPYLGTGAAEPVAFTLPLTEPGTLLLASDGLFKYADPLAITEAVRTAVSVEDAATALETLASAPAGRFYDDLALVLVRVDTIAPWIRFLNRFKAG